A window from Cryobacterium sp. PAMC25264 encodes these proteins:
- a CDS encoding sensor histidine kinase — MHGWSIARRLFLAHFVFIVVLAVFVGTASFVDARDRGYTETADRMLAVAAAIADSPLVVTAAQSPDPTTALQAYTLEVSEDASVDFITIMSPEGIRWTHPDPTEIGRPYIGEIAPAAAGTPFTEVTSGTLGPSVRSVVPIIEPDGRVVGMVAAGVKTSNLQIALNARLPAILALALALLVAGSVATWLLGRYLRRVTLGWGPEELAQLFVYNDSVLHSVREGLVLVDRKGDLVLYNDQAAELLGIPPRPLSRSTPAPAIDDLPLPPSLADLLRSGRTVQDEIHLTETRVLVVSQEPAVPTPTKARTRAAPMGTVTTIRDHTDLESLGTELASMRTLSDALRAQTHEHANRLHTIVSLMELGRAEEALAFATRDMAVSQHLTDEMISSVDEPVIGALLVGKFAQAGELGVHLSVDAAGTLSDSGLSVHDLVTVLGNLVDNALDAAAGGQAPRRVDVAIRSVSAETGPPAVVIEVADTGHGVDADDLDDVFTLGYSTKEPGQYGRGLGLALVRQAVNRLGGTLTVTRQVGAVFTVTIPVQVSAGTTGAVPNA; from the coding sequence ATGCACGGATGGAGCATCGCCCGCCGGCTCTTCCTGGCTCATTTCGTCTTCATCGTGGTGCTCGCGGTGTTCGTCGGCACGGCGTCGTTCGTGGACGCCCGCGACCGCGGCTACACCGAGACGGCCGACCGGATGCTCGCCGTGGCGGCGGCGATCGCCGACAGTCCCCTGGTGGTCACCGCGGCGCAATCGCCGGATCCGACCACGGCGTTGCAGGCCTACACCCTCGAGGTCAGCGAGGACGCCTCGGTGGACTTCATCACGATCATGAGCCCGGAGGGCATCCGCTGGACGCATCCGGACCCCACCGAGATCGGCCGGCCGTACATCGGGGAGATCGCGCCGGCTGCGGCGGGGACACCGTTCACGGAGGTGACGAGCGGCACCCTCGGGCCGTCGGTGCGTTCCGTCGTTCCGATCATCGAACCGGACGGCCGAGTCGTGGGCATGGTCGCCGCCGGTGTCAAGACCAGCAACCTGCAGATCGCCCTCAACGCGCGGCTGCCGGCCATCCTGGCGCTGGCGCTGGCGCTTCTGGTGGCCGGCTCCGTGGCCACCTGGTTGCTCGGCCGGTACCTGCGCCGGGTGACCCTCGGCTGGGGTCCTGAGGAGCTCGCCCAGCTCTTCGTCTACAACGATTCGGTGCTGCATTCGGTGCGGGAGGGCCTGGTGCTGGTCGACCGCAAGGGCGACCTGGTGCTCTACAACGATCAGGCGGCCGAGCTGCTCGGCATCCCTCCGCGCCCCCTGTCGCGCAGCACGCCTGCGCCGGCCATCGACGATCTGCCCCTGCCGCCCAGCCTGGCGGACCTGCTGCGGAGCGGCCGCACCGTGCAGGACGAGATCCACCTCACCGAGACCCGGGTGCTCGTCGTGAGCCAGGAACCCGCCGTGCCCACGCCGACAAAGGCGCGCACCCGTGCGGCGCCCATGGGAACCGTCACGACCATCCGCGATCACACCGATCTGGAGTCGCTCGGCACCGAACTGGCCTCGATGCGCACCCTCTCGGATGCCCTGCGGGCGCAGACTCACGAGCACGCCAACCGGCTGCACACGATCGTGTCGCTGATGGAACTCGGCCGCGCCGAGGAGGCACTGGCGTTCGCCACCCGGGACATGGCCGTGAGCCAGCACCTCACCGACGAGATGATCAGCTCGGTCGACGAGCCCGTGATCGGGGCGCTGCTGGTGGGCAAGTTCGCCCAGGCCGGCGAGCTGGGCGTGCACCTGAGCGTGGATGCCGCCGGCACGCTGTCGGACTCCGGATTGTCGGTGCACGACCTGGTCACGGTGCTGGGCAACCTGGTCGACAATGCCCTCGACGCCGCGGCGGGCGGCCAGGCACCCCGCCGGGTGGACGTCGCCATCCGCAGCGTGTCGGCGGAGACCGGGCCACCCGCCGTGGTGATCGAGGTCGCCGACACCGGACACGGTGTCGACGCCGACGATCTCGACGACGTCTTCACGCTCGGCTACAGCACGAAGGAACCCGGCCAGTACGGCCGCGGACTGGGGCTGGCGCTCGTGCGGCAGGCGGTGAACCGGCTCGGTGGAACCCTCACCGTGACCCGGCAGGTCGGGGCGGTCTTCACCGTGACCATCCCAGTGCAGGTGTCCGCCGGAACGACGGGGGCCGTGCCGAATGCCTGA
- a CDS encoding response regulator: MPDDPIAPTELTGEPRPIRVLIVEDEPLTAEAHAAYLLRLPGFELAGSAGTGQSALRQLTEAAAAGIPVELVLMDMNLPDLHGLDVSRRLRAANLDCDIIAITAMRDLQVVRGAISAGVVQYLIKPFTYATFAQKLTTYREFRRQLGERSLVTSQADVDQAFNSLRTPTPVILPKGLAEGTLASVTEFLKARSTPVSATELTDALGISRVTARRYLEHLADDGSVLRSPRYGTPGRPENEYTWRRE; the protein is encoded by the coding sequence ATGCCTGACGACCCCATCGCGCCCACCGAGCTCACGGGTGAGCCCCGGCCGATCCGGGTGCTCATCGTGGAGGACGAGCCTCTCACCGCCGAGGCGCACGCCGCCTATCTGCTGCGGCTTCCCGGATTCGAGCTGGCCGGCAGCGCGGGCACCGGCCAGTCCGCGCTCCGGCAGCTCACCGAGGCGGCTGCTGCGGGCATCCCGGTGGAACTGGTGCTGATGGACATGAACCTGCCCGATCTGCACGGCCTCGATGTATCGCGGCGGCTGCGAGCGGCCAACCTGGACTGCGACATCATCGCCATCACGGCGATGCGCGATCTGCAGGTGGTTCGCGGGGCCATCTCCGCGGGGGTGGTGCAGTACCTGATCAAGCCGTTCACCTACGCCACGTTCGCGCAGAAACTCACCACCTACCGGGAGTTCCGCCGCCAACTCGGCGAGCGCTCGCTGGTCACGAGCCAGGCGGATGTCGACCAGGCGTTCAACAGCCTGCGCACACCCACCCCGGTCATACTGCCCAAGGGTCTGGCGGAGGGCACCTTGGCAAGCGTGACCGAGTTCCTCAAGGCCCGCTCCACGCCGGTCTCGGCGACGGAGCTCACCGACGCTCTCGGCATCTCCCGGGTCACCGCACGCCGCTACCTGGAGCACCTGGCCGACGACGGGTCGGTGCTGCGTTCCCCCCGGTACGGCACTCCGGGGCGGCCCGAGAACGAGTACACCTGGCGACGCGAGTGA
- a CDS encoding helix-turn-helix transcriptional regulator, with amino-acid sequence MRSDIRELRLAANLSQASLASVMGVSRQTINAIETGRYDPSLGLAIRLAQYFSRPVEEVFHVEDR; translated from the coding sequence GTGCGGAGCGATATTCGGGAGTTGAGACTCGCCGCGAATCTGTCGCAGGCGTCGCTGGCGTCGGTGATGGGGGTCTCCCGGCAGACGATCAACGCGATCGAAACCGGACGCTACGATCCCTCGCTGGGGCTGGCCATCCGGTTGGCGCAGTACTTCAGTCGCCCCGTCGAGGAGGTATTCCATGTCGAAGATCGCTGA
- a CDS encoding GntR family transcriptional regulator: MSGRPVLPSPDDASPTLDIYRQFRGLIASGQLGAGERLPTVRQTASDLGVAPGTAAKAYKLLERDGLVVSRTAAGTRVAEQAAVLPASVVRRIRDLVTEAESAGSTPDEVIDVMRLIWQARETGKRSARGGGERAPETVQPPG, translated from the coding sequence GTGAGCGGCCGCCCTGTCCTCCCGTCGCCCGACGACGCTAGTCCGACCCTCGACATCTATCGCCAGTTCCGCGGCCTGATCGCCTCTGGGCAACTCGGCGCAGGGGAACGACTGCCCACTGTGCGTCAGACCGCCAGCGATTTGGGTGTGGCCCCGGGCACCGCGGCCAAGGCCTACAAGCTACTCGAACGCGACGGGCTGGTGGTAAGCCGTACGGCAGCAGGCACACGAGTCGCCGAGCAGGCCGCGGTGCTGCCCGCGTCAGTCGTGCGGCGCATCCGCGACCTCGTCACCGAAGCCGAGTCGGCCGGCTCGACCCCGGACGAAGTGATCGACGTCATGCGTCTCATCTGGCAGGCACGAGAGACCGGTAAGCGCTCAGCTCGTGGCGGCGGAGAGAGAGCTCCTGAGACCGTGCAGCCCCCGGGTTAG
- a CDS encoding sigma-70 family RNA polymerase sigma factor: MATPAPELPANEARLSVEHRTHVSEERDAADPSVASGPQQRDRCLVAAGQGDAGAFAQLYDDVAPHILGLVVRILRDVQEAEVLTERIFLEIWHSAARFDSGRGAALSWMMTTAHRMCVEHVRSDVERGVRSAPGRHAIAGGGSHLPPIAPEALTYAAPHVTVLSGALADLEPTQRHALKLAYYNGHSHGEVGQLLRIPAAAAKTSLTRGLHGLRSSLSAATS, encoded by the coding sequence ATGGCCACTCCCGCCCCCGAGCTGCCCGCGAACGAAGCCCGGCTCTCCGTCGAACATCGGACCCACGTGTCCGAGGAACGGGATGCTGCCGACCCTTCCGTGGCCAGTGGCCCGCAGCAGCGGGATCGTTGCCTGGTTGCTGCGGGTCAGGGTGATGCCGGGGCGTTCGCCCAGTTGTATGACGACGTGGCACCGCACATCCTTGGCCTTGTGGTGCGGATCCTGCGGGACGTTCAGGAGGCAGAGGTGCTCACCGAGAGAATCTTTCTCGAGATCTGGCATTCTGCCGCACGTTTCGACTCCGGTCGGGGCGCGGCGCTCTCCTGGATGATGACGACGGCGCATCGAATGTGCGTGGAACATGTCAGGAGCGACGTGGAGCGCGGTGTCCGAAGCGCGCCGGGCAGGCACGCCATCGCCGGCGGAGGGTCACACCTCCCTCCGATCGCGCCGGAAGCCCTGACCTATGCTGCGCCGCACGTCACTGTTCTGAGCGGGGCTCTCGCAGACCTCGAACCAACCCAGCGTCACGCGCTCAAGCTGGCGTACTACAACGGTCATAGTCACGGTGAGGTGGGCCAGCTCCTGCGGATTCCCGCAGCTGCGGCGAAGACCTCCCTAACCCGGGGGCTGCACGGTCTCAGGAGCTCTCTCTCCGCCGCCACGAGCTGA
- a CDS encoding MarR family winged helix-turn-helix transcriptional regulator — MADLRTPPLSDQLCFDLYAASRAVTNAYRPVLADLGLTYPQYLVLVVLWDEGTRTVRELADTLRLDHGTLTPLLRRMESNGLLTRRRNRSDERFVEIALTPAGDELRGHATKIHCDMTAALGLNPAEFSTLQATLRTLTDRVSA; from the coding sequence ATGGCCGACCTCCGGACCCCACCACTTTCTGACCAACTCTGTTTCGACCTGTACGCGGCGTCCCGCGCCGTCACCAATGCGTACCGGCCCGTCCTGGCCGACTTGGGCCTGACCTATCCGCAGTACCTGGTGTTGGTCGTCCTCTGGGACGAAGGAACGCGCACCGTGCGCGAGCTCGCCGACACCCTGAGGTTGGACCACGGCACGCTCACTCCGCTCCTGCGCCGAATGGAAAGCAACGGGCTGCTGACCCGGCGGCGAAACCGTTCAGATGAGCGCTTCGTCGAGATCGCCCTGACGCCTGCCGGTGACGAACTGCGCGGCCACGCCACCAAGATCCACTGCGACATGACCGCAGCCCTGGGCCTGAATCCCGCAGAATTCAGCACCCTGCAGGCCACCCTGCGCACTCTCACCGACAGGGTGAGCGCGTAG
- a CDS encoding IclR family transcriptional regulator — protein MLVPREHGVAPAQNDVPAARHTLAILTHLAAQRGPVPASSIAQALGLPRSTVYRLLGVLSELGFVLHFPEARRYGIGLAAFELSSGFSRQEPLARLGRPILAALVDRIGESAHLAVLHGRDVIYLVEERAPRRPALVTDVGVRLPSHLTASGRALLATLPLPQLRALFPDPSAFVQRSGDGVEHPASAAGSDGAPGTPGTQPSCAVSSYRELSRLLSQVRIQGYAAEDGDVTAGIASVAVAVRDHSGWPAAGIAVTFSRSSVPPERWPALAAEVEHSAAELGRRINGRAGTIRDPAERKK, from the coding sequence ATGCTTGTGCCGCGCGAACACGGTGTGGCGCCCGCGCAGAACGATGTACCGGCAGCGCGCCACACGCTGGCCATCCTCACCCACCTGGCCGCCCAACGCGGTCCGGTGCCGGCCTCCAGCATCGCCCAAGCGCTCGGGCTGCCGCGGTCCACGGTGTATCGCCTGCTCGGAGTGCTCAGCGAGCTCGGTTTCGTCCTGCACTTTCCCGAGGCCAGACGGTACGGCATCGGGCTGGCCGCCTTCGAGCTGAGCAGCGGGTTCTCCCGCCAGGAACCCCTGGCCCGGCTGGGCCGGCCGATCCTCGCGGCCCTCGTTGACAGGATCGGCGAGAGCGCCCACCTGGCCGTGCTGCACGGGCGTGATGTGATCTACCTGGTCGAGGAGCGCGCGCCTCGCCGGCCCGCACTGGTGACGGATGTGGGCGTGCGGCTCCCGAGTCATCTCACCGCCAGCGGGCGCGCACTGCTGGCCACGCTGCCCCTCCCCCAGCTCCGGGCGCTCTTTCCCGACCCGTCGGCCTTCGTGCAGCGTTCCGGCGACGGTGTCGAGCATCCGGCGAGCGCCGCGGGTTCCGACGGTGCGCCCGGTACGCCCGGTACGCAACCCTCTTGCGCCGTGAGCAGCTACCGCGAGTTGAGCCGGCTGCTCAGCCAGGTGCGCATCCAGGGCTATGCCGCCGAGGATGGTGACGTCACGGCGGGCATCGCATCCGTCGCCGTGGCGGTGCGGGACCACAGTGGCTGGCCGGCCGCGGGCATCGCCGTGACGTTCTCCCGGTCGAGCGTGCCGCCGGAGCGGTGGCCCGCGCTCGCGGCCGAGGTGGAGCACTCAGCCGCCGAGCTGGGCCGCCGCATCAACGGGCGGGCCGGCACCATCCGTGATCCTGCAGAGAGGAAAAAGTGA
- a CDS encoding YceI family protein → MQKKTKIGLWIAGGVVVVGGAALAFGPAVYADYANGKTDAAPTIAATTPSSTDAATSAAVNADDLSGTWSIGADSFAGYRVDEVLQGKDVTVTGRSSDVTGDLTVDALSLTAATITVDVASIATDESARDAYFRDTAMEVGEFPTATFTLTEPVTLEAPVAGVAQTVSATGDLTLHGVTTSVTVELQAALTDTGGQVVGTIPITFSDYGVEAPDLGFVSVEDTGSIEFSLNVTQN, encoded by the coding sequence ATGCAGAAGAAAACGAAGATCGGGCTGTGGATTGCGGGCGGAGTCGTCGTTGTCGGCGGTGCTGCCCTGGCATTCGGGCCGGCCGTATACGCCGACTACGCCAACGGCAAGACCGACGCCGCGCCCACCATCGCCGCCACGACCCCCAGCTCGACGGATGCGGCCACCTCGGCAGCGGTGAACGCCGACGACCTCAGCGGAACCTGGAGCATCGGCGCGGACTCCTTTGCCGGCTACCGCGTCGACGAAGTGCTGCAGGGCAAGGATGTGACCGTAACCGGGCGCTCGTCCGACGTGACCGGCGACCTCACGGTCGACGCGCTCTCGCTCACCGCCGCCACGATCACCGTGGATGTGGCGAGCATCGCCACCGACGAGAGCGCCAGGGACGCCTACTTCCGCGATACCGCCATGGAGGTCGGCGAATTCCCGACCGCCACGTTCACCCTGACGGAGCCGGTCACCCTCGAGGCTCCCGTGGCCGGGGTCGCGCAGACGGTCAGCGCCACCGGTGACCTCACCCTGCACGGCGTGACCACTTCGGTGACCGTCGAGCTGCAGGCGGCGCTCACCGACACCGGCGGGCAGGTCGTCGGCACCATCCCGATCACGTTCAGCGACTACGGCGTCGAGGCACCCGACCTGGGCTTCGTGTCGGTGGAGGACACCGGATCGATCGAGTTCTCCCTCAACGTCACGCAGAATTAG
- a CDS encoding sigma-70 family RNA polymerase sigma factor, translating into MTEPQAALLRALHDAHGPALFRYVVRLTGDYGFAQDVVQEALLRAWKRPALLDRDDEAARAWLFTVARNLVIDDRRSARHSREISSDVLPETASADGTEAILDRWLLTDALTALSPEHRTVLVSAYYLGRPIAEIARREEVPEGTVKSRLHYALRAMRLALQERGVTE; encoded by the coding sequence GTGACTGAACCACAGGCGGCCCTGCTCCGGGCGCTCCACGATGCCCACGGACCGGCCCTGTTCCGGTACGTGGTGCGCCTGACCGGCGACTACGGCTTCGCCCAGGACGTTGTACAAGAGGCCCTGCTCCGGGCCTGGAAGCGACCCGCCCTGCTCGACCGGGATGATGAGGCTGCCCGCGCGTGGCTGTTCACCGTGGCCCGCAACCTCGTCATCGACGACCGGCGCAGCGCCAGGCACTCCCGCGAGATCAGCTCCGACGTCCTACCCGAGACGGCGTCCGCTGACGGCACCGAGGCGATCCTCGATCGCTGGCTGCTGACGGATGCCCTCACGGCGCTCTCTCCCGAGCACCGTACGGTTCTCGTCAGCGCCTACTACCTCGGCCGGCCCATCGCCGAGATCGCCCGTCGCGAAGAAGTGCCGGAGGGCACCGTCAAGTCCCGGCTGCACTATGCCCTGCGAGCGATGCGGCTCGCCCTACAGGAAAGAGGGGTCACCGAATGA
- a CDS encoding anti-sigma factor, whose protein sequence is MTSTPDRFREWDAAYVLGALSTEDRHDFERHLPTCPACSAAVAELAGLPGILSALPAAEAVAIAEAHPAGGAHAAAPASTDASDERLRTALHQPGLVQRLAGAAVRRRRRNRLRLAVTLTAAAAVIALGSGVLGATLATAPAPEAGSAVPSANAPAIQVVAMEPLEPNALTAAVTITDTDWGTRFDWSCVYLNELWKDNGPQDYDMIMTDRSGASTVLATWTATSPSTENLAASTDLPSEQIQSIEIRASRSGTPLAHTDL, encoded by the coding sequence ATGACCTCCACCCCCGACCGCTTTCGCGAGTGGGACGCTGCCTACGTGCTCGGTGCGCTGAGCACCGAGGACCGGCACGACTTCGAACGCCACCTGCCGACCTGCCCGGCTTGCTCCGCGGCCGTCGCCGAGCTTGCCGGCCTGCCCGGAATCCTCAGCGCGCTGCCGGCGGCAGAGGCCGTGGCTATCGCCGAGGCCCACCCAGCCGGAGGGGCTCACGCCGCCGCCCCAGCATCGACCGACGCCTCTGACGAGCGTCTGCGCACCGCCTTGCACCAGCCCGGGCTCGTGCAGCGCCTTGCCGGCGCGGCGGTGCGGCGCCGCCGGCGCAACCGTCTGCGCCTCGCCGTCACCCTTACCGCTGCCGCCGCGGTCATCGCCCTGGGCAGTGGGGTGCTCGGCGCCACCCTGGCCACTGCGCCCGCGCCCGAGGCGGGATCCGCCGTGCCGTCCGCAAACGCCCCCGCGATACAGGTCGTGGCCATGGAACCCCTCGAGCCCAACGCCCTTACGGCCGCGGTGACTATCACCGATACCGACTGGGGCACCCGGTTCGACTGGTCGTGCGTGTACCTCAACGAGCTGTGGAAGGACAACGGACCCCAGGACTACGACATGATCATGACCGACCGGAGCGGCGCCTCCACGGTGCTGGCCACCTGGACGGCGACCAGCCCGAGCACCGAGAACCTGGCGGCTTCCACTGACCTGCCCAGCGAGCAGATCCAGAGCATCGAAATTCGCGCCAGCCGCAGCGGCACCCCGCTCGCGCACACCGACCTGTAA
- a CDS encoding NAD(P)H-binding protein: MNTALRDSLPTLAITGSTGVLGGMVARTLAAAEVPQRLLARTVDRAPQLNGSVALPFSYSDRAASERALEGVQTLFMVSAAENAERLAQHVAFIDSARAAGVSHIVYTSFIAAAPDATFTLARDHYATEEYIRSSGIDYTFLRDSLYLDFMPALVGTDGVIRGPAGTGRVAAVARADVARTIVTVLNDVTAHHNVTYDLTGPEALTMTEVAAILSASGSAHAGSSVAGTVRYHAETLSEAYESRRPWGAPDWQVDAWVSTYTAIAAGEMDEVSTAVETITGVQPISLAHLLAG, translated from the coding sequence GTGAACACCGCCCTGCGCGATTCCCTCCCCACGCTCGCCATAACCGGCTCCACCGGCGTACTCGGCGGCATGGTGGCCCGCACGCTGGCCGCCGCCGAAGTGCCGCAACGCCTGCTCGCCCGCACGGTGGACCGGGCGCCGCAGCTGAACGGCAGCGTCGCCCTGCCGTTCTCGTACTCCGACCGTGCCGCGTCGGAACGGGCACTCGAGGGCGTGCAAACGCTCTTCATGGTGTCAGCCGCCGAGAACGCCGAGCGCCTCGCCCAGCACGTCGCCTTCATCGATTCCGCCCGGGCCGCCGGGGTGTCTCACATCGTCTACACCTCATTCATCGCCGCGGCTCCGGATGCGACGTTCACTCTGGCCAGGGACCACTACGCCACCGAGGAGTACATCCGGTCGTCGGGGATCGACTACACCTTCCTGCGCGACAGCCTCTACCTCGACTTCATGCCCGCGCTGGTCGGCACGGACGGCGTCATCCGCGGACCGGCCGGTACCGGCCGGGTGGCCGCCGTCGCCCGCGCCGACGTGGCCCGCACCATTGTGACGGTGCTGAACGACGTCACGGCGCACCACAATGTCACCTATGACCTCACCGGTCCGGAGGCGTTGACCATGACCGAGGTGGCGGCGATCCTCTCCGCCTCCGGCAGCGCCCACGCCGGCAGCAGTGTGGCCGGAACCGTGCGCTACCACGCCGAGACGCTGTCGGAGGCCTACGAATCCCGCCGGCCGTGGGGCGCACCGGACTGGCAGGTGGATGCCTGGGTGTCGACCTACACCGCCATCGCCGCCGGCGAGATGGACGAGGTCAGTACCGCCGTCGAGACGATCACCGGTGTCCAGCCGATAAGCCTCGCCCACCTGCTGGCCGGCTGA